AGAACCTTAATGGACATCTATGAAAGATGTGATATGACCATTGTTGAGCCTTCCTGTTTTGATGAAGCTACAAAGGAGGGCTGTTGGAAAGAAGCTATGGAAGCTGAACTGAGGATGATCCAAAAAAATGACACATGGGAGCTGGTTGATAGACCAACAAACAAAAAGATCATTAGTGTGAAATGGgtgttcataaccaaacataatgcaGATGGGTAACTAAAAAATCACAAGGCTAGCAGTCAGCAGTATGGCATCGATTTCTTTGAAACATTTGGACCAGTTGCAAGGTTGGACACCATAAGGTTGTTGTTTGCCTTAGCTGCTCAGAAGCAGCAGAAAGTGTATCAACTAGATGTTAAATCAGCTTTTCTAAATGGATTTCTCAAGGAAGAAATCTTTGTTGAACAACCTGATGGATTCAAAGTCCTTGGTGAAGAGCACAAAGTCTACAAGCTCAAGAAAGCTTTATATGGCCTAAAATAGGCTCCAAGGGCCTAGTAAGACAGGATTGATGCATACTTATCAAGGATGGGGTTCGAAAAGAGCATTAGTGAGCTTACACTCTATGTGAAGAAGGCTGAAAAAGAAACCTTGCTGATTGTGTTTTAGTATGTAGATGACTTATTGGCGACCGGTTGTAAAAGTGagctgattaaagaattcaagaAGTAAATGCAAGATATTTTCGAGATGACTGATTTAGGCTTGATTACCTACTTCCTTAGTATAGAAGTGAATCAAAATAAGCATGGTATTTTTATAAGCCAGCAAGCTTTTGCATTGAAGGTTCTAAGCAAATTTTGCATGGAAAACTGCAAACCTGCTAGCACTCCTGTGGCACTAGGAGAAAAACTCTCCAACAATAGTGATCATGATCGTGTGGAAGAGAAGAGCTATAGAAGTCTGGTTGGTTGGCTACTCTACTTGATAGTAACAAGGCAGACATCATGTATGCAGTCAACCTTCTATCGAGGTTCATGCATTGTTGCGATGTAGCTCATTTCAAGGCTGCTAAAAAAGCCTTAAGGTATGTCAAATGGGCCCTAAGCTATGGTGTGAAGTTTGAGAAAGCTGAAGAATTGAAGCTGGTTAGCTATTCAGACAGTGATTGGG
This is a stretch of genomic DNA from Gossypium arboreum isolate Shixiya-1 chromosome 11, ASM2569848v2, whole genome shotgun sequence. It encodes these proteins:
- the LOC108471602 gene encoding uncharacterized mitochondrial protein AtMg00810-like, whose protein sequence is MQDIFEMTDLGLITYFLSIEVNQNKHGIFISQQAFALKVLSKFCMENCKPASTPVALGEKLSNNSDHDRVEEKSYRSLVGWLLYLIVTRQTSSHFKAAKKALRYVKWALSYGVKFEKAEELKLVSYSDSDWVGLVDDMKSTSGYFFT